In Meiothermus ruber DSM 1279, the following proteins share a genomic window:
- a CDS encoding O-antigen ligase family protein → MALVLPKIPLALWAWWGLGLLTVFWSLTPGNTLVLGLWELAYLAAFAAGTWLAGLVGLNIALLGYGLLTTLTLAWMGLVMYFSGSSHYVAGAQALVLIPLAMMWLFRSRWPILSGILLTGALYLALMSGARAVYLPLVFIVLLMVWRLWREGIPLRQIMLVCALVAAAIVSLDTALPFSPIQNALGLKATLSRQAQDLGAEGSIGSRLQMWDQTLKIALQHPMGTGNGSFRDTLAAYLQYPGILFSNAHNYYLETAATGGWLRLLLLLVILVWALWHGWNSPAWPWALGAAGLWTTLAFDVTGMYPSVMMLAFASLGAVHSQIKIPLVSAGSRSIRFGWMVSVAGLIATIGLAAWWYWPCKHNCAVSRYLGYRPAVLNELERIPEAQQNKLLSEAERLNPKSLWVYRIRLERARAPEEKMQLLQQIIEVFPLANPIYYLQLAELATDLNQPSKAIQVLELGLSRFPPDFKGYQSGNFFGALTPSYETWRTKAPELLERLK, encoded by the coding sequence GTGGCACTCGTATTGCCTAAGATTCCGCTTGCCCTGTGGGCGTGGTGGGGGCTGGGTCTTCTAACCGTTTTTTGGAGTCTTACGCCCGGCAACACCCTGGTGTTGGGTCTGTGGGAGCTGGCTTATCTGGCAGCGTTTGCTGCAGGAACCTGGCTGGCAGGCCTGGTGGGGTTGAACATCGCTTTGTTGGGGTATGGGCTCCTGACCACCCTTACGCTGGCCTGGATGGGCCTGGTGATGTACTTTTCGGGCTCGAGCCACTATGTGGCCGGGGCCCAGGCCCTGGTGCTAATCCCGCTGGCTATGATGTGGCTGTTCCGCTCGAGGTGGCCCATATTAAGCGGCATCCTGCTGACAGGTGCTCTGTATTTAGCCTTGATGTCGGGGGCTCGAGCGGTCTACTTACCCCTGGTTTTTATCGTTTTGCTCATGGTTTGGCGGCTCTGGCGGGAAGGGATTCCCCTGCGGCAGATTATGCTGGTCTGCGCTCTGGTTGCCGCAGCTATAGTAAGCCTAGATACCGCCCTGCCTTTCTCCCCCATCCAAAACGCACTGGGCCTGAAGGCCACCCTGAGCAGGCAGGCGCAAGACCTGGGCGCGGAAGGTAGTATAGGCAGCCGCTTGCAGATGTGGGATCAAACCCTAAAGATCGCCCTGCAACACCCCATGGGCACAGGCAATGGTAGCTTTCGGGATACTTTAGCAGCGTATTTGCAGTATCCAGGCATCCTTTTCAGCAACGCCCACAACTACTACCTCGAGACCGCTGCCACCGGAGGCTGGCTTCGTTTACTGCTTCTGCTAGTGATACTGGTTTGGGCACTCTGGCATGGCTGGAACTCCCCTGCCTGGCCTTGGGCTTTGGGCGCTGCTGGGCTGTGGACAACCCTGGCCTTTGATGTTACGGGAATGTATCCCTCTGTAATGATGCTAGCCTTTGCCAGTTTGGGGGCGGTGCACAGTCAAATCAAAATCCCTCTGGTTTCAGCAGGTTCAAGAAGTATCAGGTTTGGTTGGATGGTATCGGTTGCGGGGCTAATCGCCACTATCGGTCTGGCTGCTTGGTGGTACTGGCCTTGCAAACATAACTGTGCGGTTAGTCGTTATTTAGGGTATCGCCCAGCCGTGCTGAACGAGCTCGAGCGGATTCCCGAAGCCCAGCAAAACAAGCTGTTGAGCGAGGCTGAAAGACTTAATCCCAAGAGCCTTTGGGTCTACCGAATCCGGCTTGAACGCGCTCGAGCCCCAGAGGAAAAGATGCAGCTTCTACAGCAGATTATCGAGGTTTTCCCTCTAGCCAACCCGATATATTATTTGCAGCTTGCTGAGCTAGCCACAGACCTCAATCAGCCAAGTAAAGCAATACAGGTATTGGAGTTGGGTTTAAGCCGGTTCCCCCCCGATTTCAAAGGTTATCAGTCTGGCAATTTTTTTGGCGCGCTCACACCTTCTTACGAAACCTGGCGCACCAAAGCACCTGAATTGCTCGAGCGCTTGAAATAG
- a CDS encoding competence type IV pilus major pilin ComGC produces MKTQRGFTLVELLIVIAIIGILAATLIPNLITARRVAIDRAALAYASIVYRAAQAYIGENPSALVPAGTCISGANFGGYVVPPPSSALVVTSCTYNNQASQVTVTYSGGVRPSVTIGY; encoded by the coding sequence ATGAAAACTCAAAGAGGTTTCACCCTCGTCGAGTTACTGATCGTCATCGCCATCATCGGTATACTGGCGGCCACCCTGATCCCCAACCTCATCACCGCACGCCGGGTTGCAATAGACCGCGCCGCACTGGCATACGCCTCTATTGTCTACAGGGCAGCCCAGGCTTACATTGGAGAAAACCCGTCCGCTCTGGTACCGGCTGGCACATGTATCTCAGGTGCCAACTTTGGCGGCTACGTGGTACCTCCGCCAAGCAGCGCCCTTGTGGTTACAAGCTGCACCTACAACAACCAAGCCTCCCAGGTAACCGTCACGTATTCTGGTGGTGTACGACCCTCAGTAACCATCGGCTACTAA
- a CDS encoding type II secretion system protein — protein sequence MKKSGFTLIELLIVIAIIGILAAVLIPNLLRARAVANDRAAQAYAQNVYKAAQAYLAENVNVTTVPIACTGGYTAGQYNVPNPGSFITSCSVASNGASVSVSYTGGTQTSITVGQ from the coding sequence ATGAAGAAATCCGGTTTCACCCTCATCGAGCTCCTCATCGTCATCGCCATCATTGGCATCCTGGCCGCCGTGCTGATCCCCAACCTGCTGCGCGCCCGTGCTGTTGCCAACGACCGCGCCGCCCAAGCCTACGCCCAGAACGTCTACAAAGCGGCCCAGGCTTATCTGGCCGAAAACGTCAACGTTACCACTGTTCCCATCGCCTGCACGGGTGGCTACACGGCTGGCCAATACAACGTACCAAACCCTGGTAGCTTCATTACGAGCTGCAGTGTCGCCTCAAACGGTGCTAGCGTGTCTGTAAGCTACACCGGCGGCACCCAAACCTCCATAACTGTAGGCCAGTAA
- a CDS encoding tetratricopeptide repeat protein yields MDNEVNELIRLGRYEEARSRILAGEAGDADGLAVLLELRDWLRLKEYGRALKVLEQDGDLVQGYLDVVQARAAIQAFEAEDEQQIRAYLTDPHLGAEAWAVLGLVCISHGDRAQARQAFEAALQADPRHFRAQTNLANLALEAGQTDEAIRLYQEVLRLNPDYALAHHNLGAAYRKKGQIDKAVYHIKQGQRLQMRPVTRPPHASTPGAPLPMPERRPLLRGRWWLWLLVVGLVLWLIGRGP; encoded by the coding sequence ATGGATAACGAGGTGAACGAACTGATTCGCTTGGGGCGCTACGAGGAGGCCCGCAGCCGCATTCTGGCGGGAGAAGCGGGCGACGCCGACGGGCTGGCGGTGCTGCTCGAGCTGCGCGACTGGCTGCGCCTGAAGGAATATGGCAGGGCCCTAAAGGTGCTGGAGCAGGACGGCGACCTGGTGCAGGGCTATCTGGATGTGGTGCAGGCCAGGGCGGCCATTCAGGCGTTCGAAGCCGAGGACGAGCAGCAGATCAGGGCCTATCTGACCGACCCCCACCTGGGGGCGGAGGCCTGGGCGGTGCTGGGGCTGGTGTGCATTTCGCACGGCGACCGCGCGCAGGCCCGGCAGGCTTTCGAGGCTGCGCTGCAGGCCGACCCCCGCCACTTTAGGGCCCAGACCAACCTGGCTAACCTGGCCCTCGAGGCCGGCCAGACCGATGAGGCCATCCGGCTGTACCAGGAGGTGCTTCGGCTAAACCCCGACTATGCCCTGGCCCACCACAACCTGGGTGCGGCTTACCGCAAGAAGGGCCAGATCGACAAAGCGGTCTACCACATCAAGCAGGGCCAGCGCCTACAGATGCGGCCTGTGACGCGACCTCCACACGCATCCACACCGGGAGCCCCACTGCCCATGCCGGAGCGTAGACCTTTGCTAAGAGGCCGCTGGTGGCTCTGGTTGCTGGTGGTGGGGTTGGTGCTCTGGCTGATAGGCCGTGGGCCTTGA
- a CDS encoding cupin domain-containing protein: MTSSNVKAKRAARKYTWEGVEVRAYKSEGAAPFKDVTRQVLFDDPHLAAQWRYFEVAPGGHTTLERHQHVHAVMVIRGRGACLVGNEVFPLELHDLVYVPPLTWHQFRATLHEPLGFLCLVNTERDRPELPGPEELEQLRANPQVAAFIRV, translated from the coding sequence ATGACCTCGAGCAATGTCAAGGCCAAGCGAGCCGCGCGAAAGTACACCTGGGAGGGCGTGGAGGTGCGGGCCTACAAATCGGAAGGAGCGGCCCCTTTCAAGGACGTTACCCGTCAGGTGTTGTTTGACGACCCCCACCTGGCCGCCCAGTGGCGCTACTTCGAGGTAGCCCCTGGCGGCCATACCACCCTCGAGCGCCACCAGCACGTGCACGCGGTGATGGTCATCCGGGGGCGGGGGGCCTGCTTGGTGGGGAACGAGGTCTTCCCCCTCGAGCTGCACGATCTCGTTTATGTGCCGCCCCTCACCTGGCACCAGTTCCGCGCCACTCTGCACGAGCCGCTGGGCTTCTTGTGCCTGGTCAACACCGAGCGCGACCGGCCCGAGCTGCCCGGCCCAGAAGAGCTGGAACAACTCCGGGCAAACCCCCAGGTGGCCGCTTTTATCCGGGTTTGA
- a CDS encoding RuBisCO large subunit C-terminal-like domain-containing protein, translating into MYELEATYRIQSTPEKIEARAQALAIEQSIEMPPTAVRQPELLQKVLAQVDSIQEAGAGYFRVVLRFAEQTTAFETTGLLNVLFGNCALQEDVELLDLKLPPSLLSLFAGPRFGIAGLRQLAQVEGRPLTCTALKPQGLSPTQLAELAYTFALGGIDIVKDDHGLTNQPTAPFAERVPVIQEAIARANAETGGHTLYAPMLTGGPKTLHRHLRIARQAGVKVILTAPMLLGLATFQELVEDLGLAVLAHPAFAGLRISPPLMFGKLFRLLGADAVIFPNHGGRFAYSPQTCLALAQAARAPWGHIRPALPVPAGGMTVERVEEMLGLYGLETMLLIGGDLLAAKDNLLERTRQFVQKVAVSTGKV; encoded by the coding sequence ATGTACGAACTCGAGGCCACCTATCGAATCCAATCCACCCCAGAAAAGATCGAAGCCAGGGCCCAGGCCCTGGCCATTGAACAAAGCATCGAGATGCCCCCCACCGCCGTACGTCAGCCCGAGCTGCTGCAAAAGGTGCTGGCCCAGGTGGACTCCATCCAGGAGGCCGGGGCGGGGTATTTCCGGGTTGTGCTGCGCTTTGCCGAACAGACCACGGCATTCGAGACAACCGGCCTGCTCAACGTGCTTTTTGGCAACTGCGCTTTACAAGAGGATGTCGAGTTGCTAGACCTAAAGCTGCCACCCAGCCTGCTCTCGCTGTTTGCGGGCCCGCGCTTTGGTATCGCCGGACTGCGTCAACTGGCCCAGGTGGAAGGCCGCCCCCTGACCTGCACCGCTCTTAAGCCCCAGGGCCTCTCCCCCACCCAGCTCGCCGAGCTGGCCTATACCTTTGCCCTGGGGGGCATTGACATCGTCAAGGACGACCACGGCCTCACCAACCAGCCCACCGCGCCCTTTGCCGAGCGGGTGCCGGTCATTCAAGAGGCCATTGCCCGAGCCAACGCCGAGACCGGCGGCCACACCCTGTACGCCCCCATGCTGACCGGCGGCCCCAAAACCCTGCACCGCCACCTACGCATCGCCCGGCAGGCCGGGGTTAAGGTGATCCTCACCGCTCCCATGCTGCTGGGCCTGGCAACCTTTCAGGAGCTGGTCGAAGACCTGGGCCTGGCGGTGCTGGCGCATCCAGCTTTTGCTGGACTTCGTATCAGCCCCCCTCTGATGTTTGGCAAGCTCTTCCGGCTTCTGGGGGCCGACGCGGTGATCTTTCCCAACCATGGTGGGCGCTTTGCCTACAGCCCGCAAACCTGCCTGGCGCTGGCCCAGGCTGCTCGAGCCCCCTGGGGCCATATCCGCCCAGCCCTGCCGGTGCCGGCAGGGGGCATGACCGTGGAGCGGGTGGAGGAAATGCTGGGGTTGTATGGGCTCGAGACCATGCTCTTAATTGGCGGCGACCTGCTGGCCGCTAAAGACAACCTGCTGGAACGAACCCGCCAGTTTGTGCAAAAAGTAGCGGTCAGCACAGGGAAGGTATAG
- a CDS encoding TetR/AcrR family transcriptional regulator: protein MTGKRKKRPHGEITREKLIEATVRILSQEGLSAVSTARLAREVGIVQSGFYAHFDSLEACISVAAERIGEKIRASLAEGLALLGSQGAGDYHLVKAQYRRLLTELQQQWVFVELLIRYFRDPSPLGRALSRVQQGLRSDLVSYLTRVVEPLNLPKGGRPQAGFMADLMVSMTLSAVESLRWEPELDQELVAHLLALQTLNTGKHLVEWMVANKNPLLKTEGG from the coding sequence ATGACGGGGAAACGCAAAAAACGCCCTCATGGTGAGATCACTCGCGAAAAGCTGATCGAGGCTACAGTGCGTATTTTGAGCCAAGAGGGTCTGAGCGCGGTCTCTACAGCCCGGTTGGCCCGCGAGGTGGGTATTGTGCAGTCGGGCTTTTATGCGCACTTCGATAGCCTCGAGGCCTGCATCTCGGTGGCAGCCGAACGAATAGGGGAGAAGATACGGGCCAGCCTGGCTGAGGGTTTGGCGCTGCTGGGTTCCCAGGGTGCTGGTGATTACCACCTGGTCAAGGCGCAGTACCGCAGGCTGCTCACTGAACTACAGCAGCAGTGGGTGTTTGTGGAGCTGCTGATTCGCTACTTCCGTGATCCCTCACCTTTGGGCCGGGCGCTGTCTCGAGTGCAGCAAGGTCTTCGCAGCGACCTTGTTTCCTATCTTACACGGGTGGTTGAGCCACTCAATTTGCCCAAAGGCGGACGCCCCCAGGCCGGTTTCATGGCCGACTTGATGGTTAGCATGACCCTCAGCGCAGTGGAGAGCTTGCGCTGGGAGCCCGAGCTGGATCAGGAGCTGGTGGCCCATCTTTTGGCCCTGCAAACCTTGAACACGGGTAAACACCTGGTGGAATGGATGGTGGCAAATAAAAACCCCCTCCTCAAAACTGAGGGGGGGTAA
- a CDS encoding response regulator has product MQGSKVLVVDDSTSVRKVLEKLLSSRGLVVTTSESAEQGLDAINHHAPNLVIADVVMPGMSGFELCQMLKTQASTQNIPVILISGIINESVVTQAQQAGAFDVVSKPFTPDDLFPKIERALNAAKQSNQARDEAVPVASQPSAPLPPITAPVSQPPAPPPPPPAPAVHTDPQPTPSSQALLNELQPFLDKPEIESVFVVGSGGQLLAWLGQTLDEPDLLATYIHTLLSISSVMGEKYHLSSVQSLNLEYLGKTVIVSRISDKASLVLLLRGTGGTGVIRYLVLKQMPQLKAVLSS; this is encoded by the coding sequence ATGCAAGGATCCAAAGTTTTAGTTGTTGACGACAGCACCAGCGTGCGAAAGGTGCTTGAGAAGCTTTTGTCGTCGCGCGGCCTGGTGGTCACCACCAGCGAGTCGGCCGAGCAGGGCCTTGATGCGATCAATCACCACGCCCCCAACCTGGTTATCGCCGATGTGGTAATGCCCGGTATGAGCGGCTTTGAGCTATGCCAGATGCTCAAAACGCAGGCCTCAACTCAAAACATCCCCGTCATTCTAATTTCCGGCATCATCAACGAGAGTGTGGTCACCCAAGCCCAGCAGGCAGGGGCCTTCGACGTAGTCTCTAAGCCGTTTACACCCGACGACCTCTTTCCCAAAATTGAACGTGCCCTCAACGCTGCCAAGCAGTCAAATCAAGCCAGGGATGAGGCCGTCCCGGTTGCAAGCCAGCCCTCAGCACCGCTGCCACCCATCACCGCACCGGTTAGTCAGCCCCCCGCACCCCCTCCCCCACCGCCGGCGCCGGCAGTACACACAGACCCACAGCCAACCCCTTCATCGCAGGCCCTGCTCAACGAACTACAGCCCTTTCTGGATAAGCCCGAGATTGAGAGCGTCTTTGTCGTGGGTAGCGGCGGCCAGCTATTAGCCTGGCTGGGCCAAACCCTGGATGAACCCGATCTGCTGGCCACCTACATACACACCCTGCTCTCCATCAGCAGCGTCATGGGCGAAAAATACCACCTCTCCTCGGTGCAAAGCCTGAACCTCGAGTACCTGGGCAAAACCGTCATTGTCAGCCGCATCAGCGATAAGGCCTCCTTGGTGCTCTTGCTGCGCGGCACCGGCGGGACGGGCGTTATTCGCTACCTGGTGCTTAAACAAATGCCCCAGCTAAAAGCCGTACTAAGCAGCTAG
- a CDS encoding DUF4388 domain-containing protein, whose amino-acid sequence MKALILTGQPKRGVALKDSFVLSGFDVQVEDSALYAMTLLERHRPDVIVSTASLSDLAGAEFFEMVRSDPQLALVPFVLLDHTTPAKVGDLDLVLPPDTPAAEVVRSAYKLILELTRKTHAPEAANPATQGIQGRLGDMSLFELAQWLAKSAKTGRLRVEVEGESASWLFSKGQLIHAEYAGKSGEDAVLHLLLQVENRPSGHFHFEPLTEADFFLEPITIRKSTDQLLLSMAVEMDHRQQGIN is encoded by the coding sequence ATGAAAGCCCTGATCCTGACCGGTCAACCCAAGCGTGGTGTCGCGCTCAAAGACAGCTTTGTGCTGTCGGGGTTTGATGTCCAGGTTGAGGACAGCGCCCTCTACGCCATGACCCTTCTGGAACGCCACCGACCCGACGTCATTGTCAGCACAGCCTCGCTGAGCGACCTGGCAGGTGCCGAGTTTTTCGAGATGGTGCGCTCCGACCCACAGCTTGCTCTGGTTCCTTTTGTTTTGCTCGATCACACCACCCCGGCCAAAGTGGGCGACCTCGACCTGGTGCTGCCCCCCGACACACCAGCGGCTGAAGTGGTGCGCAGCGCCTATAAGCTTATCCTCGAGCTAACCCGTAAAACCCACGCCCCCGAAGCTGCCAACCCGGCAACCCAGGGTATACAAGGACGACTGGGCGACATGAGCCTGTTTGAACTGGCCCAGTGGCTGGCTAAATCGGCCAAAACCGGCCGGCTTCGGGTCGAGGTCGAGGGGGAGAGCGCCAGCTGGCTCTTCAGTAAAGGGCAGCTCATCCACGCCGAGTACGCCGGCAAGAGCGGTGAAGATGCTGTGCTGCACCTGCTGCTTCAGGTTGAAAACCGGCCCAGCGGCCATTTCCACTTTGAACCCCTCACCGAAGCCGATTTTTTCCTGGAGCCCATCACCATTCGCAAAAGCACCGACCAACTGCTGCTTTCAATGGCTGTCGAGATGGATCACCGCCAGCAAGGCATCAATTGA
- a CDS encoding response regulator has product MSAATVPDLLQSFLEEAWETVAVFEQAAEFLAIKRHEPLVVMAHRLKGSAGLYGFPQIANLGALAERILEAAPRYTEQQQAKVVEFVGQLTAVLTTALENIAIHGQEGRVGLELGRLGAAALIQELAALNPEAFVSDEPEEAPQASPQTPGGVVEELQAFYRQNAEFWEFFAPETLENLDHVTHALTGLQTGDENGEHLRALFRAMHTVKGAAYSVGCKPIGALAHQLEDLLVAVREGQTPWSEQIAHLVLEGSQVLSQMLVVAEGKDPQAALTLHQQLIDLQNRLALLLNREPPTPAPAPAAPAPPSTPAPQTRPSSTASVRVSLERLDALLNLAGETLVARSRLELLAQRFEEMDQLLEMARQRLMRTTADFEARYLNPRLSLAQETQASQPQSTLGKTVQELFTELEFDRYDDLNILARSIQEMTSDLAEVRNSLSEQIKAFRQETETFAKLSQELRNEVGRARLIPIGRFYQRLTRQVQQIAGEKQVQLLFQGEQVEIDSVLLDGLSEALLHLVNNAVIHGIESPAERLAAGKTPKGTLTIRTQPQRGALVLEISDDGRGIDLEAVKQKAVEKGLRTQAQVENMRPEEALELIFLPGLSTAPVVSDVAGRGVGMDAVATTIRRLRGDLTVETHSGLGTTFRLRIPQSLVVSDILVLQTGGQTLALPRESLVTLLTAPASQDEVAYEGKAVPIKHLGELLRLPPAESEEYALAVVEGRGGNLVALAAERFIGLQQALVKPLPGPLSELPHLIGATVSPTGQVILVLSPSGLLSLNTTLPTQTPIKASLNRRLPVLLVDDSLSVRKVVAQMLRKAGHQVVTAADGQEALELLEQQPFQAVVTDLEMPRMSGFELLEEVRRRPNLAHLPIAVLTTRASTKHRDLAVELGANAYLTKPADEVELGRFLQEI; this is encoded by the coding sequence ATGTCTGCCGCAACCGTACCCGATCTGCTGCAAAGCTTTCTGGAAGAGGCCTGGGAGACTGTAGCGGTCTTCGAGCAGGCCGCCGAGTTCCTGGCCATCAAACGCCACGAACCCCTGGTGGTTATGGCCCATCGCCTCAAGGGCTCGGCGGGGTTGTACGGTTTTCCCCAGATCGCCAACCTGGGCGCCCTGGCTGAGCGCATCCTGGAGGCTGCCCCCCGCTATACCGAGCAGCAGCAGGCCAAGGTGGTCGAGTTCGTAGGCCAGCTTACAGCGGTGCTCACCACTGCGCTGGAGAACATCGCCATTCACGGCCAGGAAGGTCGCGTGGGCCTCGAGCTCGGTCGTCTGGGAGCGGCTGCTCTAATCCAGGAGCTGGCCGCGCTCAACCCCGAAGCCTTCGTTAGCGATGAGCCCGAGGAGGCCCCACAAGCCTCCCCCCAGACCCCGGGGGGGGTGGTGGAAGAATTGCAGGCATTCTATCGGCAAAACGCCGAGTTCTGGGAGTTCTTCGCCCCCGAAACCCTCGAGAACCTCGACCACGTAACCCATGCGCTGACCGGTTTACAAACCGGCGACGAAAACGGCGAGCACCTGCGCGCTTTGTTCAGGGCGATGCACACCGTCAAAGGGGCGGCCTACTCGGTGGGCTGCAAGCCGATTGGGGCCCTGGCCCACCAGCTCGAGGATCTCTTGGTAGCGGTGCGCGAGGGCCAGACCCCCTGGAGTGAGCAGATCGCCCACCTGGTGCTGGAAGGTTCGCAGGTATTGAGCCAGATGCTCGTGGTGGCCGAGGGCAAAGATCCCCAAGCTGCTCTAACCCTCCACCAGCAGCTTATCGACCTGCAAAACCGGCTGGCCCTGCTGCTCAACCGGGAGCCGCCCACCCCCGCCCCAGCCCCGGCCGCGCCGGCCCCACCCAGCACCCCTGCTCCACAAACCCGTCCCAGCAGCACGGCATCGGTGCGGGTGAGCCTCGAGCGCCTCGATGCCCTGCTCAACCTGGCCGGTGAGACCCTGGTGGCCCGCTCGCGTTTGGAGCTGCTGGCCCAGCGCTTCGAGGAGATGGATCAGCTCCTCGAAATGGCCCGCCAGCGGCTGATGCGCACCACCGCCGACTTCGAGGCCCGCTACCTCAACCCCAGGCTCTCGCTGGCCCAGGAAACCCAGGCATCCCAGCCCCAGAGCACCCTGGGCAAAACCGTTCAGGAACTGTTTACCGAGCTCGAGTTCGACCGCTACGACGACCTCAACATCCTGGCCCGCTCCATCCAGGAGATGACCAGCGACCTGGCCGAGGTGCGCAACAGCCTTAGCGAGCAGATCAAAGCCTTCCGCCAGGAAACCGAGACCTTCGCTAAACTCTCACAAGAGCTGCGCAACGAGGTGGGCCGGGCCCGGCTCATCCCCATCGGCCGCTTTTACCAGCGCCTCACCCGCCAGGTACAACAAATCGCCGGTGAAAAGCAGGTACAGCTCCTCTTTCAAGGGGAGCAGGTCGAGATCGACTCCGTGCTGCTCGACGGCCTTTCAGAGGCGCTGCTCCACCTGGTCAACAACGCCGTAATTCACGGGATTGAAAGCCCCGCAGAACGCCTCGCCGCCGGAAAAACACCCAAGGGCACCCTGACCATCCGCACCCAGCCGCAGCGCGGTGCCCTGGTGCTGGAGATCAGCGACGACGGGCGGGGTATCGACCTCGAGGCCGTCAAGCAAAAAGCTGTCGAGAAGGGCCTGCGCACCCAGGCCCAGGTAGAGAACATGCGCCCGGAGGAAGCCCTGGAACTCATCTTCCTCCCCGGCCTTTCTACCGCTCCGGTGGTTTCGGATGTGGCCGGACGCGGGGTGGGCATGGATGCCGTCGCAACCACCATCCGCCGCTTGCGCGGCGACCTAACCGTAGAAACCCACAGCGGCCTGGGCACGACCTTTCGCTTACGCATACCGCAAAGCCTGGTGGTCTCGGACATCCTGGTGCTGCAAACCGGCGGGCAGACCCTGGCCCTGCCCCGCGAAAGCCTGGTCACCCTGCTCACCGCGCCTGCCAGCCAGGACGAGGTGGCCTACGAAGGGAAGGCCGTTCCCATCAAGCACCTGGGCGAGCTGCTGAGGCTACCCCCGGCTGAGTCGGAAGAGTATGCGCTGGCCGTGGTGGAAGGCCGCGGTGGCAACTTGGTTGCCCTGGCTGCTGAGCGCTTTATAGGCCTGCAACAGGCCTTGGTCAAGCCCCTCCCAGGCCCTCTTTCCGAACTGCCCCACCTCATCGGCGCCACCGTCTCGCCCACCGGCCAGGTGATTCTGGTACTGAGCCCCAGCGGTCTCCTCAGCCTGAACACCACCCTGCCCACCCAAACCCCCATCAAAGCCTCGCTCAACCGGCGCCTGCCGGTTCTGCTGGTTGACGACTCACTCTCGGTGCGGAAAGTGGTGGCCCAGATGCTGCGCAAAGCCGGCCATCAGGTTGTCACGGCTGCGGACGGACAGGAAGCCCTCGAGCTTTTAGAGCAGCAACCTTTCCAGGCCGTGGTGACCGACCTCGAGATGCCCCGCATGTCGGGTTTCGAACTGCTGGAGGAGGTGCGACGCCGCCCCAACCTGGCCCACCTGCCCATTGCGGTGCTGACCACTCGAGCCTCAACCAAACACCGCGACCTCGCTGTTGAACTCGGTGCAAATGCCTATCTAACCAAGCCCGCCGACGAGGTAGAATTGGGCCGGTTCTTGCAAGAGATATAG